ACCAAGGGGAAAAAATCGAGCCCCTTCTCCCAAGCCTCCATCGCCCGCCGTTGAACAAGACGATAAGCCTCGCTCCGGGTAAGCCCCTTTTCGATGAGGGCGAGGAGAAGCCTCTCAGAAAAGATCAGCCCTCGGGTAAGATAGAGGTTCTCCTTCATCCTCTCGGGATAGATACGAAGTCCCTCGATGACCCTGGCGAGCCTTCGGGTAAGATAGTGGACCAAGGTGGTGGAATCGGGAATTATTATCCGCTCGACAGAGGAATGGGAGATATCCCGCTCGTGCCAGAGGGGGATGTTCTCCAGCGAAGCCAAAGCGTTCGCCCGCACCACCCGGGCAAGCCCCGATATCTGCTCGCAGGCTACCGGGTTCCTCTTGTGGGGCATTGCGGAAGAGCCGGTCTGCCTCCGAGAGAAAGGTTCCTCCATCTCTCGAACCTCGGTCCGTTCGAGATGCCTTACCTCAAGGGCAAACCTCTCGAACGAGGAGGCTAATATGGCAAGGGAGGTGAGGTATTCCGCATGGCGATCGCGCTCTATTATCTGGGTGGATATCGGCTCTGGCGAGAGCCCCAGCTTCTCCATCACCTTCTCCTCCACCTCTGGTGGAAGATGAGCGAATGTCCCTACCGCTCCGGAGATCTTGCCGTAGCTTATTCCATCAACCGCCCTTCGGAAACGAAGGGTACCCCGCTTAAGCTCCGTATACCACCAGGCGAACTTAAGGCCAAGGGTGATCGGCTCCGCATGGACACCATGGGTTCTGCCTATCATCACCGTGTGCTTATGTTCGAACGCCTTGGACTTGATTACCCGGGAAAGCCGTTCCAGTTCCGCCAGAATAACCTCACCCGCTTCCTTCATCAACAGGGCAAGCGAGGTATCCAAGACATCGGATGAAGTAAGCCCGAAATGGAGAAAACGGGCATCAGAACCTACCACCTCCTCGATACTCTTGATGAAAGCGACCACATCGTGCTTCGTTTCCTTCTCTATCTCAGCGATCCGCTCTGGAGAGATCACCGCTTTCTTCCTGATGGTGGAAACCGCCTCCTCGCTGACCTTCCCCTGCTCGGCAAGAACCTCCAGCACTGCCAATTCCACCTTGAGCCACTTCGTAAACTTGTTCTCATCCGACCAAATCTTTTCCATCTCCGGGGTGGTGTAGCGAGGTATCATCAGCTCCTCCTTTAAATTTCGATTAACTGGGTTGGTCTATCCTGATGAGCAAGGATTACCCTTGGGGAGACACCGGAAAGCGAAGAAAGGGCAAGCCGGGACGAGAGAAGAGCGAGTTCAGGGTAGTTGTTCACCTTGGAGATGTGGGCAAGGAGGAGAAAACGAAGCCTGGGCGTTGCTACCTCCCGAAGCATCGAAGCGAGCTCCTCGTTGGAAAGATGCCCCAATCTGCTCGCCACCCTCTGCTTCAAAGAGGGGGGGTAAGGTCCCTGACGCAGCATCTCGGTATCATGGTTCGCCTCAAGGATGAGGGCGTCCGCTCCAGAAAGCCTCTCTTTCACCAACCGGGAAGGAGAACCAAGATCAAGAGCAATTCCTACCTTGACTCCGTTTTGCGAGAGGAGGAAACCAACGGGATCAGCAGCATCGTGGGGAAGAGAGAAGGGATGGATATTAATCTCACCTATGGAAAAATCCTCACCTGCTTCGATTATCTCAAACCCATAAACCCGAGCTCTCGCCACTCCCCAGGCATCCTTGGTCCCTGCGGTGAGATAAAGGGGGATCCTATACCTCCTCGAAAAAAGAGCTGCTCCCCTTATATGATCCTGATGTTCATGGGAGATGAGAAGGGCGGTGATATCATCAGCGGAGATGTCGAAGAGGGAAAGCCTCCTCACCATCTCAGCACAGCTAAAGCCGGCATCGATGAGGATATTTACCCTTGGGGAAGAAAGAAGTATAGCATTGCCACTGCTTCCACTTCCGAGAACCGAGAGTCTCAACGAAGCCCTTTTCCCCTCCATCCTACTTCCTTCCTGTATGTCCAAAACCACCCTCCCCCCGCTTACTCGGCGGAAGCTCATCAACCAAAGAGAGCCTCGCCTTCGCCACCGGCACAATGACCAGCTGGGCTATCCTATCCCCCCGGTGTACGGTAAAGGGCTTTTCCCCTAAATTAACCAATATCACTCCCAGCTCTCCTCGATAGTCGGAATCGATCGTCCCTGGGGAGTTAAGAAGCCCCACCCCAAACTCCCGAGCAAGCCCGCTTCGTGGCCTTACCTCTCCCTGATAACCAGGGGGGATAGCTAAAGAGAAGCCAGTTGGGATATATGCTCTTCCTCCCGGGGGGATTACTACCTCATCCTTCACCGCAGCCCGGATATCAAGACCGGCACTTTCCGGAGTAGCATAAGAGGGTAAGGGAATATCCTCCGACCCCGGACTCCTCTTTATCATAAGCTTTACTCTGAATCGAACGAAATTCCCCCTTATGCGCCTGACCAACGACTGAAGGGTCCTCTCTATCCTCATCCTGAACAGCTCTTCCCCTCACCTTAGCAGATGAGCTCATCATTGTCAATTTCTATCCCGGAGACATCCCCCAAGGCGAGAAGAGCAAGCCTTTTCCCCGAAAAGAGCTCCCTTGCTACAGAAAGAAGCTCATCTTGGGAAACCGCCTCTATCATAGAGAT
This region of Acidobacteriota bacterium genomic DNA includes:
- the dut gene encoding dUTP diphosphatase — protein: MRIERTLQSLVRRIRGNFVRFRVKLMIKRSPGSEDIPLPSYATPESAGLDIRAAVKDEVVIPPGGRAYIPTGFSLAIPPGYQGEVRPRSGLAREFGVGLLNSPGTIDSDYRGELGVILVNLGEKPFTVHRGDRIAQLVIVPVAKARLSLVDELPPSKRGEGGFGHTGRK
- a CDS encoding MBL fold metallo-hydrolase, encoding MEGKRASLRLSVLGSGSSGNAILLSSPRVNILIDAGFSCAEMVRRLSLFDISADDITALLISHEHQDHIRGAALFSRRYRIPLYLTAGTKDAWGVARARVYGFEIIEAGEDFSIGEINIHPFSLPHDAADPVGFLLSQNGVKVGIALDLGSPSRLVKERLSGADALILEANHDTEMLRQGPYPPSLKQRVASRLGHLSNEELASMLREVATPRLRFLLLAHISKVNNYPELALLSSRLALSSLSGVSPRVILAHQDRPTQLIEI
- a CDS encoding adenylosuccinate lyase, which encodes MIPRYTTPEMEKIWSDENKFTKWLKVELAVLEVLAEQGKVSEEAVSTIRKKAVISPERIAEIEKETKHDVVAFIKSIEEVVGSDARFLHFGLTSSDVLDTSLALLMKEAGEVILAELERLSRVIKSKAFEHKHTVMIGRTHGVHAEPITLGLKFAWWYTELKRGTLRFRRAVDGISYGKISGAVGTFAHLPPEVEEKVMEKLGLSPEPISTQIIERDRHAEYLTSLAILASSFERFALEVRHLERTEVREMEEPFSRRQTGSSAMPHKRNPVACEQISGLARVVRANALASLENIPLWHERDISHSSVERIIIPDSTTLVHYLTRRLARVIEGLRIYPERMKENLYLTRGLIFSERLLLALIEKGLTRSEAYRLVQRRAMEAWEKGLDFFPLVSQDEEITSHLPPDELSQIFDLTSSLNYVDYIFRRVFGEE